DNA from Coffea arabica cultivar ET-39 chromosome 10c, Coffea Arabica ET-39 HiFi, whole genome shotgun sequence:
CTGAGTCTTTATGTCGTTAGCATAAGCAACCCCGTGAAGACGTGGACCCCATCGTCGACAGAGACTAGTGTGAACAAATGCTCCTTTATATCTTGACTGCATTCATTTGAAGTTAACCGTCCTATTTGGGGTCTACAGAAGAAGTTTCAATGGTAAAATGCGTAGGCCTTTTGTGCGTTTACTGGCTAAGTCTTCCCTTTACTTGGAATGCCTATAAAACGTCCCTATTTGGGGTCTACAGAAGAAGCTTCAATCGTAAAATGCGTAGGCCTTCTGTGGGTTTACTAACTAAGTCTTCCCTATCGTAAGTTTAAAGTCCTTAGAAGTGCACAATTAACAATTGCAACTCTCTTCCGTATAAGGAAACTTgcttctttgaaaaacaattccaATGGGCTTCAATCGTTTGATTTTACCGATGCTCTTGCATTTGGTAATTGCCTTGATGCTGTCTTCCGCTTCAACTTTGACATCCCCAACATTTTCTATAGCGATGCCCGGCTGCCAAGATCATTGTGGAAATGTAAGCATTCCATTTCCATTCGGTATTACAGAAGGTTGTTACCTTAACGAACAATTCTTTATCAACTGCACCAACTCTTCAACCTCTGTCCCTCAACCAGTTCTGCATAACAGTACAATCAATGTCACAGAAATATCTCTGGAAGGTCAGGTGCACCTTATGCAGGATATAGCATCTGATTGCTATAATAAAAACGGAAGTTTATTGAACAAGAAGTCACCATGGATAGAATTATCCGACCGTTTTACCTTCAGCAGTACAGCTAATAAATTTATTGCCGTTGGCTGTGATGCCGTGGCTATAGTTTATGGTTTTGGTCAAAACCGGAGCTACACAACTGGATGTGTCTCTTTCTGTGATTATAAGGAAGATGTAATTGATGGCTCTTGTTCCGGCATCGGTTGCTGCCAGACAGATATCCCACCAGGGGCATGGAATATTAATGTGAGCTTGGCCAGTGTTAATAACCACACCAAGGTGTGGGGTTTCAATCCTTGCAGCTACGCTTTTGTGGTCGAAGAGAAGGCTTTCAATTTTTCTGCAGATAGCCTCACCAACTTAAGCGATGATTTAAGTCTTCCCGTCGTGGCCGATTGGACCATTGAGGAGGTGTCATGTGACGTTGCCCAAAGAAACACGACCTCTTATGCATGCTCTGGTAAAAACAGTCACTGTTACGAACCTTTCAAGGGGTTGGGATACCGTTGTTCTTGCAATCAAGGATACGAAGGCAACCCATATCTTCCTGATGGTTGCCAAGGCATGTGCGAAAATTTTGTTAAACTCGTCTAATAAACcagtatgtatatgtgtgtttcaattcacatttcaaaTTATGCTTCtgctttctattttttattgaaTTCTACAGATATTAATGAATGCCAAGATCCAACTCTTTACAATTGTACGAAGAATAGTGTTTGTCACAACACATTGGGCAACTACACATGTCCTTGTCTCAAAGGGTATCATGGTGATGGGAGAGGTGGAGATGGCTGCAGTCCTGACCATATAAATTGGTCTATGATTGTTTCAGGTTAGTCTACACTTTGAAATGATTGGAGAAGCAAAGGAGAATTTATCACTATGGATTGAACCATCTCTTAAGTGGTGTGATAAATATGTGCTGTATCATGAGAGTATTAAATTAAgataaaatgaagatttcttgaaACCCGTTCCATTTGGTTTAAGATGGCAACTAATCATAGTATAAGAGAGAAAGAAacctaattcttttctttaccaGGTAGTGAGAGAACATGAAAGTTGATAATCACTTGCAAAATTAGAGTCTTTAGCTGCAAAGTATCCGATAGATCTCATCATTTGCTAatttttcagtcaaatttgtcAACAGGTGTTGGCATAGGCACAGCAATTCTACTTTTCTGCTGCTTTTATTTGTGTTTGGAATTgaggaaaagaagggaaaacagATTGAAGGAGGAGTTTTTCCGgaaaaatggtggattaatgCTACAGCAACGACtggctcaagaaggaagaaacacaAATGTTGCTAGAATTTTCACTCTTGAAGAACTACGAAAGGCAACCAATAATTTCGAGGAAACTCGAATTATTGGTCGTGGAGGATACGGCACAGTTTTCAAAGGAATCTTAGTAGACCATAATTCTTGTACTGTTGCCATTAAGAGGTCCAGAGAAGTTAACGAAAATCAACTTGATCAATTTATTAATGAGGTGATTATGCTTTCCCAAGTTAATAGTAGAAATGTCGTTAAACTTCTAGGATGTTGCTTAGAGACGGAAGTGCCATTACTTGTTTATGAGTTCATCGACAATGGTACTCTCTCCGAGCATTTAAGCAGCACAACAAAATCACATCATCTTTCTTGGAATATCCGATTAAGAATAGCATCAGAAATTGCCGGAGTTCTCTCATATTTGCACTCAGTAGCTTCACCACCGATTATCCATAGAGATATCAAATCGGCAAACATACTTCTAGATCAAAACTACACTGCAAAAGTCACAGACTTTGGAATATCAAAATTGGCTCCTTTAGATGAAAATCAAGTATCTACAATGGTGCAAGGAACATTTGGCTACTTGGACCCCGAGTACATGCTAACAGGTTTGTTGACAGAGAAAAGTGATGTTTACAGCTTTGGGGTAGTTCTTATAGAGCTACTGACAAGTAAGAAGGCATTATCATTGGATAGAGTGGAGGAAGAGAAGTTTCTTGCGAATTATTTCATTTCTTCACTGAAAAGTGGTCACTTGATCCAGGTTCTTGATCGCAACATTATGTGCGATGTAAGTATTGAGCTTTTGAAAGAAGTTGCAATGATTGTTAAATCTTGCTTGAGTGTAAAAGGTGAAGATAGACCGTCTATGAAGAATATAGCAAGAGAACTTGAGGTATTGGAAATAAGAGCAAAGCAATCTCCAATTCAAGTTTCTAAGATTGATTTCACCGACACTGAGGCCTCCTTGCTTGGTATGCAATCAACAAATGCACATGTCGACGGTGGTGATTCTAACTGCATACATACTGAGAGTCATAGCATAATGGAGCATATGATGGTACCAATTGCTGGTGGGAGATGAATGATAGGGTGTTCTGGAGCTGCAATTTTCGACTTTCCAGTTCTGGTGCACTTCTTCATTTATTATTACGAGCTCCTCCTAGAAATGTCAAATGGAGTTGAATTTTCAGCAGTTTTCTCGCAATTAATTTTGATTGTGTGTGAGTAGATTATTTGATCCAAGGCCTCTCAAGTTGAATTGTAGTTCAGTTCTGCTGGGTTATGTAACTCTTACAATATTTAGtgtaaaatggtataaatttggTCTAAGCATAACATTCGACTGAGTTGGCGTAAAAATCACGATTAAATCAAAACCATATGAGTTTACACTGGAAGTTATAAGAATTAATCAACTGAACCTAACTACAGAGACCTCAACTTGAGGGCACCACTTCAGCAGATAATGATAATTATTTTTACATGACtgattaaacaaataaaaagtgGTACTATTGAGATAAGGAGAATAAAAAGCACCAGCAACCTGTTGGATGCTGCACCTTCTCACTATTAGCCTAAACCTCCATTCCCACTGTACTGATATGACAGCTTTCTCCTTGAAGTTTATTTATTGAAAGCTATTAAAAATATCCAGAAAGCTCTTAACTAAATTAAAACTGATTTATATTGAATGAGTAGTGGAAAttgagaacaaaaaaaaaaaaaacccaattgCAAGAGATAGTGCCCAACCCAGTGAAGGACGTCTGGAGGGAAAAGATGAGGAAATTGCGAACTTTTGAAGTAGAAGAAAAATAAGAGGGTAGATGCTGGGGCTAGTTACGGGAGGCAAAGGACGGGCAGGGGACAAAAAATAGAACTACTGGTACGAGGAAGATGGGCAGCGGGATGCAGGGAAGGTGGCGATTCGTGGCAATGAATTGAGACGTTTCATAATATCATATTCTCAGGAGCACCGTAGCAAAACATTGTGCTAGGGGGTATGCTGCATCCATCCAAAATACTAGCCCAGAGTAATCAAGCAGAAAGTCTTGAactgtgaaaatatttttctattacGGGTTTCCTCTTGCCCTGGGCCTTTATTAATTTAGTCCGCGTCGTGTAAAACATTGGGAAGTGGCCACCATATCAATTTGACTATCTATATAGTGATGGCAATGGATGCAGAGTAGTACGAGGGTAACCAAAAAGATGCATTTTCGTGTCCAGACTTTGTTGCAAAGACTTAAAGACTTTTAACCAGCTGCGAGGTTGTACAGTACTAAGAGACGATTCAATTCCatattacaaggccaaagattCCACTGGAAAGACAAAGTCGTGGTCATATCTTTGTGGTCATTCGAACTTTCTGCTACTCCTGGAAACCATCGCATCTTGGAAAAACTGGATGATTATGTGTGGCCCATAAGACTCAGCAATTTCATCCGAACTTTATGTATTATTTCTTCCCATCGAATTGTGTTTGATGAATAATATTGATTATAATTGCAACTACTACGTTCCACAAGAATTTTTTCCAGGAAGGAGGAAACCGTTCCTAAATTCCGACCCCTTCAAAGGCTTTCCgcgtttaatttttcttttacctaataatttttttggttgtttcatagttatttttttcttgttgtagTCTAATTACTCATGAATTtgctttcctttccctttttaattgataaataataataattttgtcAGTGAGATTCTTAATGAAATTTAGATAAGAGTTTTGTACAAATTATAATTCCTTGCTGTCAATTATTGGTTTTTAGGTTTTTTAACATATCATATTGTcatccaaaagaagaaaaaaaagcatTCCATGCACTAGAACGGCCTATATGAAGACTTGTTTGGCCTCCAAAGCTAGAGTGGATTGATATTTCTATAAATTAAAACATGGCCTCCTCCAAAGAACACCACATACAAGTTAAAACCTCATTATCCCAAAACTAAGCAGCCATCCCAGTCCAAAGCTTCCCCAGCTATGAAATTTGGTCAGGTTATACTTTTCATATTGATGGTGTCCTTAAAGCCAGCTATCACCCCGGCGGCATCATACCCTCCTTTACGCATAGCGAAGCATGGCTGCAGTGATACCTGCGGAAATATAACGATCCCGTACCCATTTGGCATGACAGAAGATTGTTATCTGGAGTCCAACTTTTCAGTCACTTGTAACCATTCTTATAATCCTCCCAAATTATTTCTACAAGACTCAAACGTTAACGTCACAAAAATATCCCTTGAAGGTCAATTGAACATTCTCAAGTTTGTAGCTCGCAAATGTCCTGATCATCCGGAATCTGATGATGAACCCTCTTTCCGATTTCCCGAATTCACAATCAATAGTACCGTTAACAAATTCACAGCAGTTGGCTGCGACACCTATGGTTTTCTCCAAAGCTTCCACTCTGTCAAGGGGACTACTGTAGATCAAACTATCGGGTGCATCACCATGTGTTTCAACCCGTCTGCCGTGGTTAATGGTTCCTCGTCCGGCCGTGGATGCTGCCAGACATCAATCCCGCAAGGAATGACAAATTTCGAGTTGAAAGCGGAAAGTTATTACAATCATAGATATGTTAAAGAGTTCAGTCCTTGTAGCTTTGCCTTTGTGGTTGAAGAAGGTAAGTTCAACTTTACTTTCGACAACCTTACCAATTTACGGGGGGTAGACAAACTTCCTGTGGTACTTGATTGGGGGATTGGAGATGAAACCCAGACGTGTGAAACAGCAAGAAAGGACTCGTCTACTTATGCTTGTCAGCATAATACCTATTGCGTAAATGGATCAGGCAATTACAAGGGATAccgttgtttctgcaatgagggTTATGAAGGTAATCCTTACTTGCCAAATATTGGTTGCCGAGGTACGCACTTCATtgctaccattttttttttggagcataTCATGATTGCTACTTCACTTTGGACAATCATTTTGGCGCATCATTCATTGTCCATTTTACTTCTGAGTTAGTTAACCTTtacatcccccccccccccaaaaccaCTACCACCCACCCACCCACCCAACAaccacaaacacacacacacaccaccTACTTTTTCCCGGGAAAATTACATCAATATTTGCACACATTAAAAaagattatttgatttttttcctttttataaaaTTAAGATAACCcttttacttttttactttGTGCCAtggaaaaaagaatttggttagggttatttggaaaaaaaaatattgttcaCAAAACAAATTCTCTAACCAACTTTTTATATCATGTAcatcatattaaaaaaaattatactaaataatacaaaaaaaaattttccaatgaactttcaatccaaacaaacatggTCCGATGTACTTTTGAAAAATGAGCTTTActttttaaagaaaatattaaaagaagaaggaaaacaaatccGTGATAGATCCAACATGATTTTTTCTGGGGGTAACATTATGCAGATATTGATGAATGTCAAAAAGAAGAGACCAATGATTGCAAATTCGGAGAACTTTGCATAAACGTCGAAGGAGGCTACAATTGCTCTTGCCCGAAGGGGTACCTTAAGAAAGATGATGGAAGAGGGAGTGGAAGTTGCATCCCTAAACCTAAGAAAAGTTATCAAGCACTTGTGGCAGGTAATAGTTTGTTCTTTTTGTTACCGAAGTTCCCAAGTATTATACAGATAGGCACAAAGACCAAGCTTGGTCAAAAAGCAAATTACCGTTCTCAGATCAGCttaatttgcattttgtttataAACACACATACACATACGATCGACACAAGCATTGCCTATATATTGTTTCAATTTATAATTCGATGATTAGCCACATTAATCAAGTGCCGTTATCTTTTTAATTCTAAttcaaatcttttcttttttcgctCTCTTATTGTATGGTTTGAAGTCTCTATTaaagtgaaaaaggaaaagaaaaattctagGGTAGAGGTTTTctccccaaaaaataaaataaaataaaaaatctagGGTAGACATTTTCTCACATTATTGGCTATCAGTTAAAAGCATCACATATAGAGAAACATTCTATTATTGCCGAAACAATAAACTCAGGAACAAACTCAAGCTTAAATCTTGTTAAGAAATGTAATCAACAATTTCACTAACTGTCACCCAGTTCCCTGTTGGCTTGAACAGCTTGGTGGTGGTACAGATCAGTTAATATATATACAGATGAAATATAATTAATCTTGTTTCTCTGTTCCTGTAATGTCCAAGCTTTGATGATTCTTCCTGTCGAGTTCCTGGCTATCATCCGTTTAGGAAGTAGCTGATCAGTTatgatttaaatttaataatATTTGCTGCTGGAGGTCCCATTGCTTCTTGTTTTAGTCTCAATTGTTTCACCAAAAGCTCTGACGCTGCGATGATTCAGCTTCAACTTCTTTGAGTTCTAGCCATTCTCTATACATTCTGTAGAAGGTGCCCTTCATCTATGTCGATTTTATTAAATTGAAACTTGTTTAGATTGATTACCTACAAAACACAAGGTCAAACGACATTGACTACTCTACGATTTGCTTCTAGGTACTTCTCCTATATTTTGCAAATCGCCATTCACTTCCTGTAATACTATTCTTCAAATAATTACCACTTCAATGTAATACCGACCAGCCTCCAAATAGCCTTCCAATTCCACAAACATCCAACCAGCAACTTGCAAAGAATTTTACCGAGGACATAAAGAACTACAGCCACACATAGGAAAGGCACATTAATACGTAGAAAACTTAGGCATGTAaacctttttcctctttctcaGACCAAAAATGCACAGGTGTCATTTACTTTATCTCCCGGCCAAAGCCACCACCCACAAGAACTTCAACTGGCAACTCGTTTGAAATCAATCTTTCAGTGTATGTTAACTGTAATATGCACCGTGCTTGTACAACAACAGTCTCGACTCTAAAAATTTGCAATCATTGCAATATTGGATTTGTACAGAACGTCGCGTGGAGATGAAACAAAATGGAACGTGTCCGGATGCAACCAAATGCCAAGAAATaccgagtgtgtttggattgtaagttatttgaaatatttttactgtagcactttttgtgatgtgatgtatgtgagataaaaagataattggaaagataaaaaggtgtattggaaattgtaatggtgatatcagcaaatatatttggccaaataattggctgtccaaacacactcacCATTCGCCCATTAATATGTctgtttttaattttaatataattaaCCAATTGCAATGATATTTCCCTAACTTTGTTTTATAGGAATTAAATACGTCAAACTAATTTTTTGTTAAGTCTAATACAAAGACTAAATCAATTGGGGAAGGTTTCGTTATTATTAAGTTGAAGCATTTAATTGTTCATTCTTATTTTGGTAAACTTAACCAATATCAAGCATgatgatattttatttttgtaagtaattgaaattgaaattataTTGCAAAATCATTGCCAATGGTTCCTACTTCTTGCTATGGTATGTTTGGAAGATTTTGACTTTACCAACTAAACTTAACTAATACAAccatatttttgggttcaatccAAGCACAAAACTAATaatgacattttaaaaatttccaaaaatttaaaaacttcagAAACAATAATGGAGACACAAAAGCTCAATGGCTGCTTAGGATGCAAATGTTGTCTTCAAACACACGCACAATACATTTATGTCTGTGTCTATATGCATGGATTTATATCACTCTTCTAAAGATGAAAGAGTGGAAAAAAATGCCAATACCTCGGCATTAACGTCACATATTTTAGTAATAGACATAAAAAACCAAACCAGTACTACTATTCAAGGACTGTTATCGATTTCATTACACAACAATACATACAATTTCATGGACAACAAATATAGAACACAcaattaatacaaatttatatGAGGTAGGTCATCAGTAAAGTTGATCAAATTGAATATAAATGATGAACCATGGATTTGGGAAGCGCGTGAAAATGAGGggatttattttaaataaaaaaaaatatagacaTAATAAAAGATAACAAATTTTAAATACGTCCACATGGCGAGAGGATACATATTTTACTTCACACAAGGTTGGtatcattaaatcattaaatGGTTCATGGGCATTTTTAGTGAAAACAACCAATTGCAAATATATTTCCTTAGTTTCGTATTACAGTTCTTAGATTGTCATGCTTGCTTTTGGTAAGATTCGTAAAACAATAAATGAATTGAGGGAGGTTTCCTTAACACCagtttataaaatttaattgtTGATTTTAATTTCGGTAACGTTACTAACCAATACAATTTTTGATTGTTAATTATAGTCAAATAACATTTCTTTCCTATTTTTCAAATGCCACATTTGCAAGTGTATGCTTTTGCAGACTATACTTAATGAATAAAAGCATATATTTAGTTCCAATGCAAATAAAAAGACATTAATGATATTTTGATCGTTTcaaatcaattaaaaaattgagaaaaaagaaTGAACAATTCAAAGCTCAATCGGATGCTTGGGCTGAATATTTGGgtactaaatatatatattatatatgtgtgtgtgaatCCTTTTCTATTTTAAGTTGACGCACAACTAGTACATTTACCTCCAATTTTTGTTCTTCCAATTTCTTCTCCCCGCACGTgtcaaatttataattattatctATTTTAATTTCGATACTTTCTCTACACACAATAACATTTAAAGGGAGTTGTCGCATTTTTCCATTCCTTGCGGGAAAATTTGCAAATGCTATGCACTT
Protein-coding regions in this window:
- the LOC140016014 gene encoding wall-associated receptor kinase 5-like, translated to MGFNRLILPMLLHLVIALMLSSASTLTSPTFSIAMPGCQDHCGNVSIPFPFGITEGCYLNEQFFINCTNSSTSVPQPVLHNSTINVTEISLEGQVHLMQDIASDCYNKNGSLLNKKSPWIELSDRFTFSSTANKFIAVGCDAVAIVYGFGQNRSYTTGCVSFCDYKEDVIDGSCSGIGCCQTDIPPGAWNINVSLASVNNHTKVWGFNPCSYAFVVEEKAFNFSADSLTNLSDDLSLPVVADWTIEEVSCDVAQRNTTSYACSGKNSHCYEPFKGLGYRCSCNQGYEGNPYLPDGCQDINECQDPTLYNCTKNSVCHNTLGNYTCPCLKGYHGDGRGGDGCISDRSHHLLIFQSNLSTGVGIGTAILLFCCFYLCLELRKRRENRLKEEFFRKNGGLMLQQRLAQEGRNTNVARIFTLEELRKATNNFEETRIIGRGGYGTVFKGILVDHNSCTVAIKRSREVNENQLDQFINEVIMLSQVNSRNVVKLLGCCLETEVPLLVYEFIDNGTLSEHLSSTTKSHHLSWNIRLRIASEIAGVLSYLHSVASPPIIHRDIKSANILLDQNYTAKVTDFGISKLAPLDENQVSTMVQGTFGYLDPEYMLTGLLTEKSDVYSFGVVLIELLTSKKALSLDRVEEEKFLANYFISSLKSGHLIQVLDRNIMCDVSIELLKEVAMIVKSCLSVKGEDRPSMKNIARELEVLEIRAKQSPIQVSKIDFTDTEASLLGMQSTNAHVDGGDSNCIHTESHSIMEHMMVPIAGGR